Within Microterricola gilva, the genomic segment CCCGGCGCGCAACCAACCAGCTACCTCGCCCCGCCTCTCGCTCGCGCCACCGACGTGTCGAACATCGATCCCACCCCCGCATTCGCCTTCGGTCACGGGCTCGGCTACTCGCGGTTCGAGTGGGGCTCCTTCGTGGGCGACGAGAGCGAGATCGCCATCGACGGCGAGGCGAGCGTGCGCCTGCGCGTGCGCAACACGTCTTCTCGGGCGGGCACCGACGTCGTTCAGATCTACATGCACGACCCGGTGGCCTCCGTTGTGCGCCCGGTGCAACGCCTCGTCGGCTACATTCGCGTCGCCCTCGAGCCGGGCGAGAAGACGGAGGTGCGTTTCGTCGTGCCAGCCGACCTCGCCTCGTTCACCGGGCGCAGCGGCGAGCGGATCGTGGAGCCAGGAGAGATCGTGCTGAGCGTCGGGCGTTCAAGTGCCGAGCTGCCGTTCTCGCACGCGGTGCAACTGCAGGGATCCACCCGCCTGGTCGACCACACGCGGCGTCTGTGCTCCGAGGCCTGGCTGGTTCCGGTCGACGCCGAGCGCTGATGGGCCGGTACCGCAACCCCGTCCTGCCCGGATGCCACCCTGACCCCAGTGTGTGCAGGGTCGGTGACGAGTACTTCATCGTCACCTCGACGTTCGAGTACTTCCCAGGGCTGCCGATCCACCGCTCATCGAATCTCGTCGACTGGGAGCTGATCGGGCACGCCGTGCACCGCGACGACCAGGTCGATCTGAGCGGGGTCCCGGCATCCGGAGGGCTCTTCGCGCCGACGATCCGGTACAACAACGGACGCTTCCACGTCGTGTGCACGCTCGTGCACGGCACGGGCAGACAGGGCCACTTCCTCGTGACGGCGCGCGATGCGGCCGGGCCGTGGTCGCAGCCGCTGTGGCTGGACGACATCGGCGGCATCGACCCGTCGCTGACGTTCGACGGCGATCGCGTGTGGCTCTGCGGCACCAGGCTCGCCGAGCAGGGCGAGTGGGCCGAGCAGACGGAGGTGTGGCTCTCCGAACGCGACCCCGTGAGCTTCGAGGCGATCGGCCCGACCCATGTGCTCTGGCGCGGTGCTCTCACCGGCGCCAGGTGGGCGGAGGGCCCTCACCTGTTCCGCCACGGCGGCCGCTGGCTCCTGCTCGCCGCGGAGGGTGGAACGGAGCGCGACCACGCCGTGATCGTCGCCTTCGCCGACGAGATCACCGGGCCGTACACCGGTGATCCGGGCAATCCCCGACTCACGCACCGCGACCTCGGGGCGCGTGCACCGATCATCAACGTCGGCCACGCCGACCTCGTGGATGCCGTTGACGGCGCAAGCGGGGCGGCAGCAGACAGCGGGTGGGCGACGCTGCTGGCCACGCACACCCTCGACGGCGTCGCCAGCCTCCTCGGCAGGCAGACCCACCTGGTCCCGGTCGGCTGGGAGGCCGATCGGGTGCTCTTCGCACCGGGATTCGCGCGGGTACTGGAGAGCGTCGATGCGGCGGGCGTCCCCGACCAGGCGGAACGCCCAACCCACTTCGTCGACCATTTCGACGCGCCGACTCTGGAGCTGGGCTGGAACACACTGCGATCCGCCGGCGCGGAACGGATGTCGCTCTCGGCACGCCCTGGCCATCTGCGGCTTGTGGCCGGACCGGGTAGCCCAGCGGAGACGGGCCCACTGGCATTTCTCGGACGACGGCTGCCATCGATGCGCGTCACCGTGGCGACGCGGCTCGAGCTCTCCGCCCCGGCATCAGCCCGCGCGGAGGCCGGCCTGCTGCTGCGCCTGTCCGAGCGCGACCATCTGACTTTGGTCGTGCGTGCCGACGCCGCCGGAGGCTCAACCGCGGAGGCGCGCCTCACCGTTGCGGGGGCGGAGATCGCGCTGGGCGCGGCATCCGTGCCCGCCGGGGCAGCAGAGCTCGTCCTCGAGCTCGATGGCTTCGACGCCGTGCTCTCGGTGCGGGGCGACGGGACCTCGACGCCCATCGCCGAGGCCGAGCTGACGCGGCTCTCCCCCGATGTCACCGGCGGTTTCGTCGGCGCGTGGATCGGGATGTTCGCGGTGGGCGACGGCACGGGGCACGCCGATGTCGACAGCTTCGAGCTGTCGGTCCGCGACTAGTCGGCGTTCAGGCCGGCGGTGCGGTGCTGTCGCGCACGACCAGGCTCGTGGCGAGGTCCATCCGCGGAGTCGACTCCATGGTCTCCTCGCTCAGTCGGATCACCAGGCGCGCGGCCTCCTCGCCCATCCGCCTGAGCGGCTGGTGCACCGTCGTCAACGGCGGGGTCACCCACCTGGCGAGCGGGATGTCGTCGTAGCCGACGATGGAGAGGTCCTCCGGCACGCGCAGCCCGCTGGCGCGCGCCGCGTCGAGCACACCGAGTGCCTGCAGATCACTCCCGGCGAAGATCGCCGTCGGCCGCTCGGGGCCGGCGAGGATCGTGTTCGCACGGTCGCGACCGCCTGCCGCGTGGAAGTCGCCGAACTGGATCCAGTCCGGATCGATGTGCAGCCCGGCCGAGTTCATCGCCGAGCGAAAGCCGTCGAGCCGCGCCAGGGAGCACATCATGTCTTCCGGACCCGTGATCGCGGCGATGCGGGTGTGCCCGAGCTCGATGAGGTGGCGGGTGGCGATGAGCCCGCCCGACCAGTTCGCCGAGCCGACGGATGGGGCGTCCGGAGAGGGATCTCCGGCCGGATCGACGATGACGAAGGGGATGGCGCGGGCACGCAGGCGTTCCCGGTACTCGGGGGCGAGGTCGGAGAACACGAGAACGACTCCGACCGGACGCCTTCGCATGACGCCCTCGATCCAGTCCGGATCGGGCGAATGGCGGCTGCCGCTCACGGTGAGCACGACGCTCAGCCCGTGCTCCTTCGCGACAGACTCCACCCCGTTGATGAGCTCCATCGACCAGATGCTGTCGAGTTCGTGGAACACGAGCTCGATCAGCTCGGCCTTGGGCTGCGCGCGGCCACCGCGGCGCATGTACCCGCGCTCGCGCAGCAGTTCCTCGACGCGTTCGCGCGTTGCCCCGGCGACATCCGAACGCCCGTTCAACACCTTCGAGATCGTTGACAGGGAGACACCGGCCTCCTCGGCGACGTCAGCGAGCGTCACCCTCTCGCTGTTGTCTTCGGCGACATCACTCTGCATCTTTCGATCCTAGTTCCGAGAGTTGCGAAAGCGGCTCGTGGCACGCGACAACCGCCGATCGCGCCCGTGCTCAGCGCGCGGCTCGTCCGGGCCAGCTGAAGCCGGCCGGGTCACCGAGCAGAGGGGCGAATGCCAACTCCGCGGCACCGACCATCAACAGGTTCGGCCCGAGTTCGGCGCGAACAACCGTCACGTCCTCACGTGGCGCCGCGAGAGCCGAGCGGGCGAGCGCCGCGTCGAGCGCCTCGGGGTCGGCGACGAGCAGCGATGCGAGAAAGCCACCGAGTACGACGAGTTCCGGGTTCAGCACGTTGACCGCAGCCCCGAGCGCCGTGCCCAGATGGCCGAGTTGGCGGGCGACCTCCGCGCGCGCGGCGTCGCCAGTGGCACCGTCGTCGGCGAGCGCGGCCAGCAGCGCAGCGTCCAGGTCCTCGACGTTCTCGGCGCCGAGTCCGAGCACCGAGAGCAGGGCACTCAGCCGCACCTCGGACTCCAGCGTGCCCGCAATGCCGGCCGAGTCGAGGTGAGCCCCGGCATCGTTCGCTGCGCTCACGCGGATGTGGCCGAACTCCCCCGCGAACCCGCCGACACCGCCGAATGGGGCGCCGGCGGCGATGACACCACCGCCGATGCCGCTTGCACCGCCGTTGAGATACACCAGGTCGCGGCATCCGCGCCCCGCTCCGAAGTGCCACTCGGCGATCGCGCCGAGCCCTGCATCGTTCGCCGCGAACGCCGGATAGCCGCTCGCCTCGGCGAGCAGGCTCGCGATCGGCGCATCGACCCAGTCGAGGTGCGGGGCCAAGCGCACCATGCCGTCACTCGAGCGCACCTGGCCGGGAACGGCGAGGCCGATGCCGGCGACACGGAACCCGGCATCGAGCTCTCCGCGCAATGCTGCGATCACCGATTCGGCGATGCCCACCGCCTCGGTGACGCTGGGTGAGTGCTCGAGGACGTGGCGGATGCGACGGTGCACGTGACCGCCGAGGCCGACGACGGCGATGGTCACGGCGTCGATCTCCGGGTTCACGGCCAGCGCGACCACGCGAGGGTCCACCGCGACGACCGGGCTCGGGCGGCCAACCTGCTTGGTTGCGTCCGGCTCCCGCTCGAGCGCCAGGCCCAGCTCGACGAGCTCTGCGACCAGCGCCGCGACCGTCGAGCGGTTCAGGCCGGTCATGCGCGTGAGCTGCGAGCGGGGTGTCGCCCCGTTGCGGTGCACAATGCCGAGGATGGTCGAGAGGTTGTGCCGTCGCACATCGTCGTTGTTACTGCCGTGCACTGCCATCTCCCTCGTCGCAGTCAAGGCTAGCGGCGCGCATCCGTTTTCACGGATTCCACCATCCCGGAGAACCCGGGAGAACGCAAGCGATTTGTCGTCAAAAACGACAAATTATCGAGGCCGCATCACTGCCCCAGTGGCAGAACCGCGGGATCCGTGTTCTAATATGTTTTGTCAGTCAACAAATCATCAACGATGCTGAATCCGGAGTTCGACCAATGTCTCTCACACCCACCCGCGCCGACAAGTTCTCCTTCGGTCTCTGGACCGTCGGCTACAACGGGACCGACCCGTTCGGTGGCCCGACCCGCCCGAACCTCGACGTCGTCGAGGCCGTCACGCGCCTGGCCGATCTCGGCGCATACGGCCTCACCTTCCACGACGACGACCTGTTCGCCTTCGGCTCTTCGGATGCCGCCCGCCAGACGCAGATCGACCGGCTCAAGCAGGCCTTGGCCGACACCGGCATCATCGTGCCGATGGTCACGACGAACCTCTTCAGCGCCCCCGTCTTCAAGGACGGCGGTTTCACCTCGAACGACCGCGCCGTGCGCCGCTTCGCCCTCCGCAAGGTGCTGCGCAACATCGACCTCGCAGCCGAACTCGGCGCGAAGACCTTCGTGATGTGGGGCGGCCGCGAGGGCGCGGAGTACGACGCCGCCAAGGACATCCGCTCGGCGCTCGGCCGTTACCGCGAGGCCGTGAACCTGCTCGGCGACTACGTCACCGACAAGGGCTACGACATCCGCTTCGCCATCGAGCCCAAGCCGAACGAGCCCCGCGGCGACATCCTGCTGCCGACCGTCGGCCACGCCATCGCGTTCATCAACACCCTGGAACGCCCGGAGCTCGTCGGCGTGAATCCAGAGGTCGGCCACGAGCAGATGGCCGGGCTCAACTTCACCGCCGGCATCGCCCAGGCGCTGGATGCCGGCAAGCTGTTCCACATCGACCTCAACGGTCAGCGCGGCATCAAGTACGACCAGGACCTGGTGTTCGGGCACGGCGATCTGCAGAACGCCTTCTCGCTCGTCGACCTCCTCGAGAACGGCGGCCCGGACGGTGGCGCAGCCTACGACGGCCCCCGCCACTTCGACTACAAGCCATCGCGCACCGAGGACATCACCGGCGTCTGGACCTCGGCCGCGGCGAACATGCGCACGTACCTGCTGCTCAAGGAGCGCGCGGCAGCATTCCGCGCCGACCCAGAGGTGCAGGAGGCCCTCGCGGCCTCGCGCGTGCCCGAGCTGGCCGTGCCGACGCTGGCCGCAGGCGAGAGCTACGACGACCTGATCGCCGATCGGAGCGCCTTCGAGGACTTCGACGCAGCGGAATACCTCGGCGGCAAGGGCTTCGGCTTCGTGCACCTGCAGCAGCTCGCGCTCGAGCACCTCCTTGGAGCTCGAGGCTAATCCATGACGCTCGTCGCGGGAATCGACTCATCCACCCAAAGCTGCAAGGTCGTGATCAGGGACGCCGCGAGCGGAGCGCTCGTGCGCTCCGGCCGCGCCGCCCACCCGGACGGCACCGAGGTCGACCCCGGGGCATGGTGGGTGGCGCTCGGCGAGGCGATCGCGGATGCCGGCGGCCTCGCCGACGTGAGCGCGCTGAGCGTGGCGGGGCAGCAGCACGGCATGGTCGCCCTCGATGCGGCAGGCCGCGTCATCCGCCCCGCCCTGCTCTGGAACGACACGCGCTCGGCCGCGGCGGCCGACGACCTCGTCGCCGAGGTGGGCGCTGAGGAGTACGCGCGGCGCAGCGGCGTGGTGCCCGTCGCGTCATTCACGGCGAGCAAGCTGCGCTGGTTGCGTGATGCCGAACCCGCGAATGCGGCCACAGTCGCCGCAGTCGCGCTCCCACATGATTGGCTCGTGTGGCGATTGCGCGGCTGCGGTCCAGCCGAGTCCTCACCGCGCGGCCCCGCGCTCGAGCTGCTCTGCACCGACCGCTCGGACGCCAGCGGAACCGCCTACTGGTCACCGACCACCGGCGAGTACGACCGCGAGCTGCTGCGGCTCGCGCTCGGGCACGATGCGGTGCTGCCACGCGTGCTCGGCCCGGCCGAGCACGCGGGTACCGTGCACCCGGTCATCGCCGAGCGATTCGGCGCGGCCGACCCCGCAGCCGATATCGTCCTCGGCGCGGGGGCAGGCGACAACGCCGGCGCGGCGCTCGGCCTCGACGCCGTGGCCGGCGACGTCGTCGTCTCGATCGGCACGAGCGGCACCGTCTTCGCCGTCACGGATGCCGCGGCATCCGATGCAAGCGGCACGGTCGCCGGCTTCGCCGACGCCAGCGGGCGCTTCCTCCCCCTCATCGCCACCCTGAATGCCGCACGCGTGCTCGACGCGGTCGCCGGCCTGCTCGGCGTCGACCACGCCGAACTGGGCGAGCTCGCCCTGCAGGCGGAGGCCGGATCCGGCGGCGCGGTGCTCGTGCCCTGGTTCGAGGGCGAACGCACGCCCAATCTGCCGCGCGCCACCGCAGGCTTCGACGGACTCACCCTCGCCAACAGTACGCGGCCGAATCTGGCGCGCGCGGCCATCGAGGGAATGCTCTGCGGCCTCGCCGACGGCCTCGACGCCGTGCGCGCGCAGGGTGTGAGCGCCGAGCGCATCATCCTGATCGGCGGCGCGGCGCAGAATCCGGCCGTGCAGCGGATCGCGGCGCAGATCTTCGACGCGCCGGTCGTCGTGCCGACACCGGGCGAGTACGTCGCAGACGGGGCGGCACGCCAGGCGCGCTGGGCGCTCGACGGCGAGCGCCCGAACTGGGCGGTCACGGTCGCCGCACGACCGACGCCGGAGCACCACCCCGTGATCCGCGAGCAGTATGCCGCAGCACGCGCGGCCCGCGCCGCCCGATTCGCCTAGCGGCCCGCGCGCAGTCGCGGCCCGCGAAGAGTGCAGGGGCCCGGGATATCTCCCGGGCCCCTGCACTTTTAGCGGGCCATGACGCGACGGGTGCGCCGTGGAATCGCAAGCCACTGCCGGACGCCCGTCCCACACACCCGCGACCGTTACAGAATTGCAACCTGAGAATATCTCGAATGCCTGTTGGCGGGCGAGTTTTCGGAGAAATATATCCCTTTGCCACCGTTCGACGTGGAAGGTGACCCCGCGAGGGAATCGACACAACACCACACAGAAGGGCAGAGAGATGAAGCATTCTTCATTGATCTCACTAGCCGCGGTCGCGGGCGTCTCCGCTTTGATGCTCGCCGGATGTTCCAGCTCCGGAGGTGGTGGCGGCAGCAGCGAGAGCGCGCAACCGGCCGCCGATCGCGCATGCGTGATCCTTCCGGATGCGGCATCCTCTCCGCGTTGGGAGAACCTCGACCGTCCGGCCCTCGACACGGCCCTGACCGATGCCGGCTTCGAGGCGGACATCCAGAACGCCCAGGGTGACACCAGCCAGTACGCGACGATCGCCGACCAGCAGCTGAGCAAGGGCTGCGGCGTCATGCTGCTCGTCGATCTGGAGGGTGCGGCCGGCGCCGTCACAGAGAAGGCACAGGCAGAGGGCATCCCCGTCATCGCCTACGACCGCCCCATCGAGGGCGCCGACTACTACGTGTCGTTCGACAACTTCAAGGTCGGCGAGCTGCAGGGGCAGTCGATCGTTGACGGCCTCAAGGCCGAAGGCAAGGACCCGGCGACCGCGATCGTCGTCTACATGGGCGGCGACGCCACCGACGGCAACGCGAAGATGTTCCATGACGGCGCAGACTCCGTGATGGCTGCAGCGGGCATCGTTCCGGCGGCTGAGCCCCCGGGAATCTGGGACGGCGACAAGTCGGCGACGAACTTCGAACAGGCCCTCACCGGCCTCGGCGGAAAGGTCGACGCGGTCTGGGCCGCCAACGACACCAACGCCGCCGGCGTCATCACGATCCTCGACAAGAACGGCCTGAAGGTTCCCGTCTCGGGTCAGGACGCCAGCACCGCCGGCCTGCAGAACGTGCTGCTCGGCAAGCAGATCGCCACGGTCTACAAGCAGGTCTCCCTGGAAGCGGATGCCGCGACCAAGCTCGCCATCCAGCTGCTGAAGGGCGAGACTCCCAAGGTCGAGAAGACTCTCGACGATGGAACGCCCTACATCGCCGTGACGCCTGTACTCGTCGGCCCAGCCGAGGTGCAGACGGTGATCGACAACGGCGAAGCAAGCGCAGCTGACATCTGCACCGGAGAGGTGCTGGCCGCCTGCGAGGCGAACGGCATCAAGTAACCGACACATCTGGACGGAGGCGGCGCGCTCGTCGCGCCGCCTCCTGTGTATCGCAGCGGGCGAAGGGATGCAGCATGGACGAGCCACTCATCGAACTGACCGGGATCGTCAAGAGCTTTGGGCCTGTCAGCGTTCTCAAGGGAGTCAACCTCACCGCATACGCCGGCAAGGTGACGGCCCTCGTTGGCGACAACGGCGCGGGCAAGTCCACCCTCATCAAGGGGCTCGCCGGTGTGCAGCCCTACGACGAGGGCGAGGTGCGATTCGCGGGCGACCTCGTGAATCTGCACAGCCCCCGTGACGCAGCCCACCTCGGTATCGAGGTCGTCTACCAAGACCTCGCACTGTGCGACAACCTCGACATCGTGCAGAACATGTTCCTCGGCCGCGAGAAGACCTCGGTCGGCACCTTCGACGAGGCCCACATGGAGCGCGAGGCAGCCGAGACGCTGCGCCAGTTGTCGGTGCGGACGGTCAAATCGGTGCGACAGAAGGTCTCATCGCTCTCTGGTGGCCAGCGGCAGACGGTCGCGATCGCCCGTTCCGTGCTCAAGAAGGCGAAACTGGTCATCCTCGACGAGCCGACTGCTGCCCTCGGCGTCGCCCAGACGGAGCAGGTGCTGAACCTGGTCGAGCGGCTTGCAGAACAGGGCGTCGGCGTCATCATCATCAGCCACAACCTCGCCGATGTATTCGCCGTCGCCGACTACATCAGCGTGCTCTACCTCGGCCAGATGGTGGCGTCGGTCAAGACCGAGGACACCAACCGTGACGACGTCGTCGGCTACATCACCGGCAGCAAGACCTACACAGGAGCCCCCGAATGAGCCGGACACCTCCAGACACGACACCCACCTCGGTACTCGCCGCGCAGAGCACAGCAGAGCTGATCGGCAGCGGCCAGGAGGGAACGTTGGTCGACCAGGCGAAGGCCTGGGTGCAGCGCCTGCGCAGCGGCGACATGGGCGCCCTGCCCGCCATCGGCGGTTTCATCGTGCTGAGCATCCTCTTCTCGTTCCTCAGTCCGTTCTTCGCCACCGAGCGTAACTTCGCCAACCTCATGACCCAGGCGGCGACGCTCGTCATGCTCGGCATGGCGCTCGTCTTCGTGATCCTGCTCGGTGAGATCGACCTCTCAGCCGGTGTCACAGCCGGCCTCTCGATGTGTGTCTGGATCGTGCTCGTGAACGTCACGGGACTCAACTGGATGCTGGCCCTCGCGATCGCCTTCCTCGTCGGCTTGACGGTTGGCTCGTTGATCGGCTTCTTCGTCGCCAAGGTCGGCATCCCGTCATTCGTCGTGACACTGGGCCTGTTCCTCGGCATCCAGGGTCTCAACCTCATCATCATCGGCAGCGGAGGGCTCTACCGGGTGCAGGTGCCGGAAGTGCTCGCGATCATGAACAGCAACATGCCCGTGTGGGCAGGCTGGGTCATGCTCGGCATCATGCTGGCCGTGTCGTTCGGGATGGCGATGTGGGATCGTGCCCGCCGTGCGCGGGTCGACCTGCCGAACCGCACGATCACGCTGCTCTGGATCAAGCTCGCCGCGATCGCCCTCATCGGCGGCACCGCGGTCTGGCTGCTGAGCCAGAACCGAGGCACCGGGTTCAGGGCGGTCGAGGGGGTGCCCATCGTCGTGCCCATCACGCTCGTCATCCTGTGGATCGGCACCTTCGTGCTCGACCGCACGAAGTACGGCCGCTACATCTACGCGGTGGGCGGCAACGCCGAGGCCGCGCGCCGCGCTGGCATCAAGGTCGTCATGATCCGGTGGACCGCGTTCATCGTCTGCTCCGGCCTCGCGGTCGTCTCCGGCCTGTTCAGCATCAGCAAGGTCGGCTCCGTGGATGCCGCGGCGGGCCGAGACATCGTGCTGAGCGGTGTCGCAGCGGCCGTCGTCGGTGGCGTGAGCCTCTTCGGTGGGCGCGGTCGGCTGATGCACGCGGCGATCGGTGCGCTCGTCATCGCGGTCATCACGAACGGCCTCGGCCTGCTCAATCTGCCGGCCGGTGCCAACCTCGTCATCACCGGTGGCGTGCTGATCCTCGCGGCGACCGTCGACGCCCTCTCCCGGCTGCGCGCGGGCGGGTCGCTCGTGCGAAGTTGACTCCCGGCGCACCGTTCAGGCGTCGAGCTCCTGAAACAGCGTGAGCTGCAGCCCGCCCGGCCCCTCGAGCCGGGAGTTGAGCGAGCGCCACGGTGTTTCCCGCGGTGCGGCAATGAGCGCGGCACCCTGCGCGACGGCATCCGTCGTTGCCGTCTCCGAGTCGTCGACCTCAAGCGCGACCCGCAGCTGCCTGCTGTGACCTCCTTCCGTCTCGATCGCGTCGATCATGCGCACCTGGGCAGCGTTCGAGAGCTCGAGCGTCGCCCGCCCCGCGTCGAGGATCACGACCCTGGTCCCGCCATCACCGTCGTAGGCCTCGGCCACCGGCATGCCGATCACATCGCGGTAGAACGCGAGCACGCCGTCGAAATCCTCGTCATCCGGCACCGCAACGACGAGCCTCAGCTGCCGCACCCGCCCGGCGCCCTGCTCCGCTGTACTCATCGTTCCTCCTGGCGATCGAGCGGTCATTCGCTGTCACTCTGCATGAACGCGAGCACCGCGGCAACCCGTCGGTGCACGCCGGATTCCGGCAGGCGCAGCTTGGTGAAGATCGCGTTGACGTGCTTCTCGACCGTCGATGATGACAGGAACAGAGCCTGCTCGATGCCGGCGTTGGTCTTGCCCTCCGCCATCGCGCGCAGAACATCGAGCTCGCGCGGGGTCAGTGCCGCGAGCGGGCTCGCCGCGCCGGCCCGGCTGCGGCGGCGCACGAGCGTGTCGACGATCTGCGGGTCGATCACCGATCCGCCCGCGCTCACCTCGCGCAGCGCGTGCACCAGGTCTTCCAGGTCGCCGATGCGGTCCTTCAGCAGGTAGCCGAGCCCTGCAGCCCCCTCGGCGAAGAGGGCAAGGGCGTAGCTCTCGTCCGCATGCTGCGAGAGCACGACCACGCCGATGTCTGGATGGGCGGCGCGGATGGCGCGCGCGGCCTCGATGCCCTCCATCTGGTGGCTCGGCGGCATCCGGATGTCGGTGAGCACGGCATCCGGCGCGAACCTCCGCACCGCGTCGAGCAGCTCGGCCGCGTTGCCGGTCGACGCGACGACGTCGATCTCTCCGGAGTCTTCGAGCAGGCGGCGCAGCCCTTCCCGCACGAGGTAGTTGTCCTCGGCGATCACAACCCGCACAACCCCCTGCTCATCCACCGCGGCCGCCGTCCACGGCGGGCGGGTGGCCGACCGGCAGCTCGGCGAGCACGGTCGTGCCAGACGGCACGGCGGCCGTCACCTGCACGGTGCCGCGGAGCGCCGCCACCCTGTCGCGGATGTTCGCGAGGCCGCCGCTCGTCGCCGCGGCCGGCCTGATCGCGCCGATACCGCGGCCGTCGTCGGTGATCGCGATGCGCAGCTGCCCGTTGCTCCGCTCCAGCCTGACCGTTGCCCTCGTCGCCTGGGCGTGCTTGGCCGTGTTCGCGAGCGCCTCGCGCACCACGTAGTACGCCGTCGTCTCGACGTCCTCCGGGTAGCGTTCCCGGCGCACCGCGGCGTCGGCCTCGACGGTGAGCGTGATCGGGAACCGTGCCATCCCCGACTCGACCGCGGCCACCAGCCCGTTGTCGCTCAACACGGAGGGGTGGATGCCGCGGGTGATCTCCCGCAGCTCGGTGAGGGTCTCGCGTGCCTGGTCCTGAAGTTCGATGAGTTCAGTTGCGGCGAGCTCCCCGCGCTGCAGGCGGTTGCGAGCCAGCCGCAGTCCCGCAATCTGCGCCACCAGATTCTGCTGGATGCCGTCGTGCAGATCGCGCTCGAGCCGGCGGCGCTCGTCATCCTGCACCGCGACGAGCCGCTCGCGAGAGGCGCGCAGTTCATCGAGCTGTTCGGCCAGCTGCGCGCTGAGGAGCACATTGGCAACGGATGCCGCCGCCTGAGCCGCGACCGTTCGGAGCAGCGCGCGTTCGGCGTCACCGTACTCGCCGCGGCGCCTCGGCCCCAGCTCGATGCGGCCGAGGGTCTCCTCGCCGCGCACGAGCTCGCTGGACTCGGCCGGGTCGCCGACCGGCTCCCCCGCGCCTCCGATCGAGGTCCCGGCGAGCGCCGCATCCGCCCCGACGAGCCGGATCTGCACCCACGTCGCGTCGAGGCCGCCGCGAACCGCCTCGGCCAAGGTGGTCAGCAGTTCGCGCGGCTCGCCTGCCCGCTCCAGTTGCGCGCCGAGCTCACTCAGCATCGCGAAGTGTTGCTCGCGGTCGCCGAACAGAGCGCGGTGCAGGCGCAGCTGCATCCAGCTGCGGGCCGGCAGCAGCACGACCGCGAGCAGCGTTGTGATCAGGATCGCCGAGAGCGTGCTGAGCGGGGGCGTGAGCAGGAGCGCCGGCGTCGCGACCGCGGCCGCGTAGACGACCGTGATGAGCAGGGTCGACGCGCGCTCGACGCGTGCTCCGCGCTCGCCCGGCCCGATGTCGAAGGCGCCGTAGCGGAGGATGCCGTGGATCGCCGCGACCGGGATCGCGATCATTGACGCGTAGACCAGGAACTCGACGCCCCAGAGGCCTGGCACGAATGTCCACAGCAGGAACGCCGCCATCGCAGAGCCGACCGCGAGGCCCATGACGCGGGTGCGGGCACGCACCCCCGGCTGTCCGAAGAACACTCGGGAGGCGAGCACGGTGACGCCGAGCGCGACAGCGGCCCAGCCCTGGAAGACGAGATAGTGGACGGCGGGGGCGGCCCACTCGAGCCACGGCACGAAGTACGGGTTGGGGATCGACTCGCCGCTGATGCCGATGAACTGCGACATGACGATGTGCGGTGTGGTGAGCAGCGTGAGCGGACCGACCAGAACCGGGGTCCAGAGGAAGAGGACCGCGATCCGCTGCCACCGACGCTCCGGAACGCCGTCCGGGAACGTCGCGAACACCACCAACAGCGCCGAGGTCGCCACCGCGTCGGCGCTCAGGCCGAGCAGGTTGACGAACGGGAACCACGGCTCGGTGAGGATCTCGAGGTTGAGGTGCACGAAGGTCTCAAACGCAGAGCCGACGAGCATCGCGGTCGCCCCGAGCGCGATGAGCAGCGCGATCCGAGACGCCGACACCGTGAGCAGCCACATTCCGAAGACGAACAGGGGCAGCGCGCCGAGCAGCGGCCACGCGAGGCCGTGATCCGAATTGAGGTCTGGGTCGATGAAGCCGCGCATGACGACGATGTAGAGCAGAGACGCGACCCCGATCGGGCCGAACGTCGCAAGGCACAACCACCTGCGATCCACACTCCCAT encodes:
- a CDS encoding glycoside hydrolase family 43 protein, which produces MGRYRNPVLPGCHPDPSVCRVGDEYFIVTSTFEYFPGLPIHRSSNLVDWELIGHAVHRDDQVDLSGVPASGGLFAPTIRYNNGRFHVVCTLVHGTGRQGHFLVTARDAAGPWSQPLWLDDIGGIDPSLTFDGDRVWLCGTRLAEQGEWAEQTEVWLSERDPVSFEAIGPTHVLWRGALTGARWAEGPHLFRHGGRWLLLAAEGGTERDHAVIVAFADEITGPYTGDPGNPRLTHRDLGARAPIINVGHADLVDAVDGASGAAADSGWATLLATHTLDGVASLLGRQTHLVPVGWEADRVLFAPGFARVLESVDAAGVPDQAERPTHFVDHFDAPTLELGWNTLRSAGAERMSLSARPGHLRLVAGPGSPAETGPLAFLGRRLPSMRVTVATRLELSAPASARAEAGLLLRLSERDHLTLVVRADAAGGSTAEARLTVAGAEIALGAASVPAGAAELVLELDGFDAVLSVRGDGTSTPIAEAELTRLSPDVTGGFVGAWIGMFAVGDGTGHADVDSFELSVRD
- a CDS encoding LacI family DNA-binding transcriptional regulator encodes the protein MQSDVAEDNSERVTLADVAEEAGVSLSTISKVLNGRSDVAGATRERVEELLRERGYMRRGGRAQPKAELIELVFHELDSIWSMELINGVESVAKEHGLSVVLTVSGSRHSPDPDWIEGVMRRRPVGVVLVFSDLAPEYRERLRARAIPFVIVDPAGDPSPDAPSVGSANWSGGLIATRHLIELGHTRIAAITGPEDMMCSLARLDGFRSAMNSAGLHIDPDWIQFGDFHAAGGRDRANTILAGPERPTAIFAGSDLQALGVLDAARASGLRVPEDLSIVGYDDIPLARWVTPPLTTVHQPLRRMGEEAARLVIRLSEETMESTPRMDLATSLVVRDSTAPPA
- a CDS encoding ROK family transcriptional regulator produces the protein MAVHGSNNDDVRRHNLSTILGIVHRNGATPRSQLTRMTGLNRSTVAALVAELVELGLALEREPDATKQVGRPSPVVAVDPRVVALAVNPEIDAVTIAVVGLGGHVHRRIRHVLEHSPSVTEAVGIAESVIAALRGELDAGFRVAGIGLAVPGQVRSSDGMVRLAPHLDWVDAPIASLLAEASGYPAFAANDAGLGAIAEWHFGAGRGCRDLVYLNGGASGIGGGVIAAGAPFGGVGGFAGEFGHIRVSAANDAGAHLDSAGIAGTLESEVRLSALLSVLGLGAENVEDLDAALLAALADDGATGDAARAEVARQLGHLGTALGAAVNVLNPELVVLGGFLASLLVADPEALDAALARSALAAPREDVTVVRAELGPNLLMVGAAELAFAPLLGDPAGFSWPGRAAR
- the xylA gene encoding xylose isomerase; the protein is MSLTPTRADKFSFGLWTVGYNGTDPFGGPTRPNLDVVEAVTRLADLGAYGLTFHDDDLFAFGSSDAARQTQIDRLKQALADTGIIVPMVTTNLFSAPVFKDGGFTSNDRAVRRFALRKVLRNIDLAAELGAKTFVMWGGREGAEYDAAKDIRSALGRYREAVNLLGDYVTDKGYDIRFAIEPKPNEPRGDILLPTVGHAIAFINTLERPELVGVNPEVGHEQMAGLNFTAGIAQALDAGKLFHIDLNGQRGIKYDQDLVFGHGDLQNAFSLVDLLENGGPDGGAAYDGPRHFDYKPSRTEDITGVWTSAAANMRTYLLLKERAAAFRADPEVQEALAASRVPELAVPTLAAGESYDDLIADRSAFEDFDAAEYLGGKGFGFVHLQQLALEHLLGARG